The Aurantiacibacter arachoides genome window below encodes:
- a CDS encoding thermonuclease family protein, with translation MAAALLILGASLLVREWTVRPVQWSALDRPFAPCGEGRGASACVIDGDTLAIGQRRVRLTGYDAPEIAGACEAERRLAVVARDELARWASLGPFELDGGAEPPRDTYGRELRAARRGDELLADTMVQRQLARRSRLDRGWC, from the coding sequence TGCGGGAATGGACCGTGCGCCCTGTCCAGTGGTCCGCGCTCGATCGCCCCTTCGCGCCGTGCGGGGAAGGTCGGGGCGCGTCGGCCTGCGTCATCGACGGAGACACGTTGGCGATAGGGCAGCGGCGCGTGCGCCTCACCGGTTACGACGCGCCAGAGATCGCGGGCGCGTGCGAGGCGGAGCGCCGCCTTGCCGTGGTCGCGCGCGACGAACTGGCGCGCTGGGCCAGTCTCGGCCCGTTCGAGCTGGACGGCGGGGCCGAACCGCCACGCGATACCTACGGCCGGGAACTGCGCGCCGCCCGGCGCGGGGACGAATTGCTGGCCGACACCATGGTGCAGCGCCAGCTCGCCCGCCGCAGCCGGCTCGATCGCGGGTGGTGCTGA
- a CDS encoding zf-TFIIB domain-containing protein: MRTESEVAAMQCPVCRVPLAMSDRQGIEIDYCPQCRGVWLDRGELDKIVERSVPEQAPRHRPQPSYAQHGGQGHSGYGHGYGKPQKRKKSFFEEIFD, translated from the coding sequence ATGCGCACCGAATCCGAAGTCGCCGCCATGCAATGCCCCGTCTGCCGCGTGCCGCTCGCCATGAGTGACCGACAGGGGATCGAGATCGACTATTGCCCGCAGTGCCGCGGCGTCTGGCTGGATCGCGGCGAGCTCGACAAGATCGTGGAACGGTCGGTGCCCGAACAGGCCCCGCGCCATCGCCCGCAGCCCAGCTACGCCCAGCACGGCGGGCAGGGCCATTCGGGCTACGGTCATGGCTATGGCAAGCCGCAGAAGCGCAAGAAGAGCTTCTTCGAGGAAATCTTCGACTAG
- a CDS encoding DUF1294 domain-containing protein: MQPAEVATYYLIVINLFAFAAFGVDKALAQNGGRRVRESSPIAFALLGGTPGAYAGRRAFRHKTRKQPFSRQLLSVAIGQGIMVVFALTFWLSG; encoded by the coding sequence ATGCAGCCGGCCGAGGTCGCCACCTACTACCTCATCGTCATCAACCTTTTCGCCTTTGCCGCCTTCGGGGTGGACAAGGCGCTGGCCCAGAACGGGGGGCGGCGGGTGCGGGAGAGCAGCCCGATCGCCTTTGCGCTGCTGGGCGGCACGCCGGGCGCCTATGCCGGGCGGCGGGCATTCCGGCACAAGACCCGCAAGCAGCCGTTCTCGCGCCAGTTGCTCTCGGTCGCCATCGGGCAGGGGATCATGGTCGTCTTCGCGCTGACTTTCTGGCTGAGTGGCTGA
- a CDS encoding DUF4870 family protein: protein MDETATPAPPGHDPAHDPSRDNGVTLQRPAIVAILYIVNIMLPPFAAVVGVVLAYVWRADARAQAWEHTHFTYLIRTFWIGLIAMMVIFIGFFASFVGMAELAEGRGGRPPTGMFALLFSWMGLWIVVTIWAVVRAVLSLVKAGERQPMPRPRTLLW, encoded by the coding sequence ATGGACGAAACCGCCACACCCGCCCCTCCCGGACATGATCCGGCACACGATCCGTCACGCGACAACGGCGTGACGCTACAGCGCCCGGCAATCGTGGCGATCCTCTATATCGTCAACATCATGCTGCCGCCCTTCGCGGCGGTAGTCGGCGTAGTGCTCGCCTATGTCTGGCGCGCCGATGCGCGGGCTCAGGCGTGGGAGCATACGCATTTCACCTACCTCATCCGAACCTTCTGGATCGGCCTCATCGCCATGATGGTGATCTTTATCGGCTTTTTCGCCAGCTTCGTCGGCATGGCGGAACTGGCGGAGGGCCGGGGAGGACGACCGCCTACCGGGATGTTCGCGCTGTTGTTCAGCTGGATGGGTCTGTGGATCGTGGTGACGATCTGGGCTGTGGTGCGCGCGGTCCTCTCGCTGGTGAAGGCGGGGGAGCGGCAGCCCATGCCACGGCCCCGCACGCTGCTGTGGTAG